Proteins encoded by one window of Glycine soja cultivar W05 chromosome 15, ASM419377v2, whole genome shotgun sequence:
- the LOC114387229 gene encoding uncharacterized protein LOC114387229, which translates to MFLHILAHNLKYRVVHFSYCRSMETISRQFKNFLRAIMKVRKEYLKFHDYKLEGSVENKWRWFKNSIGALDGTHFPVIVAAEDRPRYRNRKGDISTNVLGVCGPDLRFIYVLPKWEWSTGDSQVLQDALHRQNCLHIPRGKYFIVDAGYTNGPGFTNNIGDEVTTIQATEEWTRFCDTLAMNMFGR; encoded by the exons ATGTTTTTGCATATCCTTGCTCACAACCTAAAGTATAGAGTTGTGCACTTTAGTTATTGTAGATCCATGGAAACAATAAGTAGGCAATTCAAGAATTTCCTACGAGCTATAATGAAAGTAAGAAAAGAATATTTGAAGTTCCATGACTATAAACTAGAGGGCTCGGTGGAAAACAAATGGAGATGGTTTAAG aATTCGATTGGAGCACTTGATGGGACACATTTTCCAGTAATAGTTGCTGCAGAAGATAGGCCTAGATATCGTAATAGAAAAGGTGATATCTCTACAAATGTCTTAGGAGTTTGTGGTCCAGATTTAAGGTTTATATATGTGTTGCCTAAGTGGGAATGGTCAACAGGAGATTCTCAAGTATTGCAAGATGCTTTGCATCGTCAAAATTGTCTCCATATTCCAAG aggtaaatattttattgtggATGCGGGGTATACAAATGGCCCTGGAT TCACAAATAATATTGGAGATGAAGTCACAACTATCCAAGCAACTGAGGAATGGACAAGATTCTGTGATACTTTAGCAATGAATATGTTTGGCAGATAA
- the LOC114388065 gene encoding eukaryotic initiation factor 4A-3 — protein sequence MATTSVVPANRRRAAKPAEEMDFETTEGVKAIASFEEMGIKDDLLRGIYQYGFEKPSAIQQRAVTPIIQGRDVIAQAQSGTGKTSMIALTVCQVVDTSVREVQALILSPTRELASQTEKVILAIGDFINIQAHACVGGKSVGEDIRKLEYGVHVVSGTPGRVCDMIKRRTLRTRAIKMLVLDESDEMLSRGFKDQIYDVYRYLPPDLQVCLISATLPHEILEMTNKFMTDPVRILVKRDELTLEGIKQFFVAVEREEWKFDTLCDLYDTLTITQAVIFCNTKRKVDWLTEKMRNNNFTVSSMHGDMPQKERDAIMGEFRAGTTRVLITTDVWARGLDVQQVSLVINYDLPNNRELYIHRIGRSGRFGRKGVAINFVKSDDIKILRDIEQYYSTQIDEMPMNVADLI from the exons ATGGCAACGACGTCGGTGGTGCCGGCGAACCGGCGTCGCGCGGCGAAGCCCGCGGAGGAGATGGACTTCGAGACGACGGAGGGCGTGAAGGCCATCGCAAGCTTCGAGGAGATGGGGATCAAGGACGATCTGCTCCGCGGAATCTACCAGTACGGCTTCGAGAAGCCCTCCGCCATTCAGCAGCGGGCCGTCACGCCCATCATTCAGGGCCGTGACGTCATCGCTCAGGCCCAATCCGGAACGGGGAAAACGTCCATGATTGCTCTCACCGTTTGCCAGGTCGTCGATACCTCCGTCAGAGA GGTTCAGGCATTGATATTGTCACCAACGAGGGAACTGGCCTCACAGACTGAGAAAGTTATATTGGCTATTGGGGATTTCATTAATATACAAGCTCATGCATGCGTTGGTGGTAAAAGTGTGGGAGAAGATATAAGGAAACTTGAGTATGGAGTTCATGTGGTGTCTGGAACTCCTGGCCGAGTTTGTGACATGATCAAAAGGAGAACATTGCGCACGAGAGCTATCAAGATGCTAGTTCTT gATGAATCTGATGAAATGTTGAGCAGAGGGTTTAAAGATCAAATTTATGATGTGTATAGATATCTCCCACCCGACCTTCAG GTTTGCTTGATTTCTGCTACCCTTCCTCATGAAATACTGGAGATGACAAACAAATTCATGACAGATCCAGTAAGGATCCTTGTAAAACGTGATGAATTGACATTGGAG GGcatcaaacaattttttgttgCCGTTGAAAGGGAGGAATGGAAGTTTGATACCCTGTGTGATCTTTATGATACCCTCACTATCACTCAAGCTGTTATATTCTGTAACACTAAGCGAAAG GTGGACTGGTTAACTGAAAAAATGCGTAACAATAATTTCACTGTCTCATCAATGCATGGTGACATGCCTCAGAAAGAAAGAGATGCTATTATGGGAGAATTTCGTGCTGGAACAACCCGTGTACTAATAACAACTGATGTTTGGGCCCGTGGTCTTGATGTACAGCAG GTTTCTCTAGTTATCAATTATGACCTTCCAAATAATCGTGAGCTTTACATTCATCGAATTGGCCGTTCTGGACGTTTTGGAAGAAAG GGTGTTGCGATAAATTTTGTGAAGAGCGATGACATCAAGATCTTGAGAGACATTGAACAATACTACAGTACTCAGATTGATGAAATGCCAATGAATGTTGCTGATCTTATATAA